AGCTACAtaatcgtaaacgtaaaaataggacttttgaaggcgaCTACGGCttagattgattttttatctggcgcttttcactactgaaaaaccccatctttgcattaatGAGAAATAAGAAGGCGAGACTACAATAAACGAGTGTACCCCCTTAAGCGCCATTCAATGCTCGGCTAGCACTCTGTAAACGCAGCTCAATTTCCAGATAGCATCCCCTTCCCTCGACAGCTTTTCTACATTGCCGGAGCAAGAGATATCAGACTTTCAAACAGACTCGAGAGATCTGCAAGTCAGAGTGGACAATCCTCAAAAGCACCTTGAAACGCTAGAAACTTATATCACTTTTCGCATAACGACAAAGGTAAGCCTTCTTTCTAACTGGTTTTACCTGGCTAGTTTCAAGGAATATCTGATTTCAGTCCACCAGACCAGAATTCGCGGATGGTGGATTCGAATACGTCGTTCAAAGACGATACAATGATTTCATTTGGCTGCGACAGAAGCTGGTGGACTCGTATCCGACTCATATCATTCCGGTGAGCGATTATATACTTCTTGAACTTCTAATATTGTGATATCTGTGTAAAAGAACATATGTTAACATTGCCATTATAGCCGATGCCTGGGAAACACACGTTACTCGCACAGTTAGATCGTTACTCCAAAGAATTTATCATAGCTCGTATGAAACTGTTGCATATATTTCTTAACAGAGTGGTTAATCATCCTATTCTTAGTTGTGACAAAAATTTGTTCATCTTTTTAACTACCAAACCTGCGGTAAGTATATCGTTCATTAGGATTTCTTTTTGCAGGATTTTCGAGTATTATTTATCTTTGTTTATTGTTCTAGGAATTCCTTGTTCATCGTAAAAATCGTGCAAACGTTCTCGTCAAAATGACCGATTCCTTGCAAAATATAGCAAGCACGTACACCATGAAACAACATCACTTTGAATTCGAACAAGTTCGAGATTATTGTACAGCCCTTAGTGAAAAATTAGTaactatagataaaataaatcatCGCATACATAAGGAGAGACAAGGTATTGTaagaaatacctggttttgcgTACGACATCGATGCACATGATTAACGTACCGAATACTTTTGTTATGTTGCATCAGACTATTTGCTGGAATTGCATCAATTGCATCCGATATTCACATTATGGGCAACTTCTGAACCAGAACTTGCTCCTATTCTATTAGCGATTGCGAAAGCTATAGAATGCAACACCGA
This window of the Lasioglossum baleicum chromosome 20, iyLasBale1, whole genome shotgun sequence genome carries:
- the LOC143218636 gene encoding sorting nexin-7, with translation MMSSSENDAENPGERAAEDSAILEVSTMAVGGVIKQESRDADFLSNCSTSIEGSVIASPSLDSFSTLPEQEISDFQTDSRDLQVRVDNPQKHLETLETYITFRITTKSTRPEFADGGFEYVVQRRYNDFIWLRQKLVDSYPTHIIPPMPGKHTLLAQLDRYSKEFIIARMKLLHIFLNRVVNHPILSCDKNLFIFLTTKPAEFLVHRKNRANVLVKMTDSLQNIASTYTMKQHHFEFEQVRDYCTALSEKLVTIDKINHRIHKERQDYLLELHQLHPIFTLWATSEPELAPILLAIAKAIECNTEAHQKLLENVSHEEREYISYIDAVKSALSRRDSMQIEYEITIDDLTKKRSEKDQLMGLSSGTVATQNWGGSLWKAESRDEKLERLGQTIPRLAKQVEVLQDRVECANENLRSDLQRWNVEKQIDLKNMLISMADRQIRHYQQCMNAWEEILTGLKLDGVGSDVTVGPPIKIPV